A single window of Podarcis raffonei isolate rPodRaf1 chromosome 9, rPodRaf1.pri, whole genome shotgun sequence DNA harbors:
- the CCNG2 gene encoding cyclin-G2, whose translation MKDIGVEEQMSSWLFRQLKIHLEQEWKYQPREKGLSLIECTVENENALCPRLRNAKVEDLWSLTNFFGFATETFVLAVNILDRFLALMKVKPKHLSCIGVCCFQLAARVVEEECNIPSLHDVIRISQCKCTVSDLKRMEKIISEKLHFDFKATTALTFLHLYHTIVLCHTSERKELLNLDKLEAQLKACNCRLVFSKAKPSILALCLLSLEVQALKSIELFEMVLYVQKHSKISDSDLLYWRELVSKCLVDYSSPACCKPDHKKLVWIVSRRTAQNLQNSYYSVPELPTIPEAGCIDESESEDSCEDMSCGEESLSSSPPSDLESTFFFDLKPKSTPCARLSF comes from the exons ATGAAGGACATTGGAGTTGAAGAACAGATGAGCAGTTGGCTCTTCAGGCAGCTGAAAATCCATTTGGAGCAAGAATGGAAATAccagcctcgggaaaaggggctTAGCTTGATTGAGTGCACTGTTGAG AATGAAAACGCCTTATGTCCAAGACTGAGGAATGCAAAAGTTGAAGATCTCTGGAGTCTTACCAACTTCTTCGGGTTTGCCACAGAAACATTTGTCTTGGCGGTCAACATCCTAGACAGATTTTTGGCACTCATGAAG GTGAAACCTAAGCACTTGTCCTGCATTGGGGTCTGTTGCTTCCAGCTGGCTGCTCGagtggttgaagaggaatgcaaCATCCCATCCCTCCATGATGTCATCCGGATTAGCCAATGCAAATGCACTGTGTCCGACCTGAAGCGGATGGAGAAAATAATCTCAGAAAAGCTGCACTTTGACTTCAAAGCTACTACTGCCTTAACCTTTTTGCACTTGTACCATACTATTGTACTCTGTCATACCTCAGAAAG GAAAGAATTGTTGAATCTTGACAAACTGGAAGCACAACTTAAAGCTTGCAACTGCCGACTAGTCTTTTCAAAAGCAAAA CCATCCATCTTGGCCTTGTGCCTTCTGTCCCTGGAAGTGCAGGCTCTGAAATCCATTGAATTGTTCGAGATGGTTCTGTATGTTCAGAAGCACTCAAAG ATAAGTGACAGTGACTTGCTCTATTGGAGAGAGCTGGTTTCAAAATGCTTAGTGGATTACTCGTCTCCTGCCTGTTGCAAGCCAGACCATAAGAAACTAGTTTGGATTGTTTCAAGGCGTACTGCTCAAAATCTTCAAAACAGCTACTACAGTGTTCCTGAGTTGCCCACAATCCCAGAGGCTGGATGTATTGATGAGAGTGAGAG TGAGGACTCCTGTGAAGATATGAGCTGTGGAGAAGAAAGTCTTAGCAGTTCTCCACCAAGTGACCTGGAAAGCACCTTCTTCTTTGACCTCAAGCCAAAATCAACTCCGTGTGCTAGGCTGAGCTTTTAA